Proteins from a single region of Campylobacter sputorum:
- a CDS encoding TSUP family transporter yields MEFEIWQFGVFFIAAFLGGFVDAIAGGGGLICLPALLAMNVPPHIALATNKLQGSFGTFTAAANFWAKGYIDKKEIITGIIFTFIGACSGTMLVLFIDAKFLNYIIPFLLIGIFIYTIFSPNLGEKDTKARMSPKPFYIVFGLILGFYDGFFGPGAGSFWTFALVGILGLYMKKAVAHTKVLNFVSNFVSLVVFIFGGQILWLVGFIMALGQILGGYFGSNFVIKKDVKWVKTIFLIIVALTILKIIYGFIF; encoded by the coding sequence ATGGAATTTGAAATTTGGCAATTTGGTGTATTTTTTATAGCTGCATTTTTGGGCGGTTTTGTGGATGCTATAGCAGGAGGTGGCGGGCTTATTTGTTTGCCAGCTCTTTTAGCTATGAATGTTCCCCCACATATTGCACTTGCTACAAATAAACTGCAAGGAAGTTTTGGAACTTTTACAGCTGCTGCAAATTTTTGGGCAAAAGGCTATATAGATAAAAAAGAGATAATAACTGGGATAATTTTTACTTTTATAGGTGCGTGTAGTGGAACAATGCTTGTGCTTTTTATAGACGCGAAATTTTTAAACTACATAATCCCCTTTTTGCTAATTGGTATTTTTATCTATACGATTTTTTCGCCAAATTTAGGCGAAAAAGACACAAAAGCTAGAATGTCTCCAAAGCCTTTTTATATAGTTTTTGGACTGATTTTGGGATTTTATGATGGCTTTTTTGGACCTGGGGCTGGATCATTTTGGACATTTGCATTAGTTGGTATTCTTGGACTTTATATGAAAAAAGCCGTTGCACACACTAAGGTTTTGAATTTCGTCTCAAATTTCGTCTCTTTAGTTGTTTTTATATTTGGTGGACAAATTCTTTGGCTTGTGGGCTTTATAATGGCATTAGGTCAAATTTTAGGCGGATATTTTGGCTCAAATTTTGTTATTAAAAAAGATGTAAAATGGGTAAAGACAATATTTTTAATCATAGTTGCTTTAACCATTTTAAAAATTATTTATGGATTTATATTTTAA
- a CDS encoding methylated-DNA--[protein]-cysteine S-methyltransferase yields MQKSYMKTPIGNLEIMADEIGICEINFTNNFINLDTKNTHIKKCIKELNEYFSGNLREFSVNLHIVATQFQRSVYEALLCIKYGKTATYGDIAKMINFPKSYRAVGNANSKNKIPIIIPCHRIVCKNSIGGYSDGIEIKKFLLDLESKFN; encoded by the coding sequence ATGCAAAAATCTTATATGAAGACACCTATTGGAAATTTAGAAATTATGGCTGATGAAATAGGAATTTGTGAGATAAATTTCACAAACAATTTTATAAATTTAGATACAAAAAATACTCATATAAAAAAATGTATAAAAGAACTTAACGAATATTTTAGCGGAAATTTGAGAGAATTTAGCGTAAATTTACATATAGTTGCAACACAATTTCAAAGAAGCGTTTATGAGGCTTTGCTTTGCATAAAATATGGCAAAACAGCAACTTATGGAGATATAGCAAAAATGATAAATTTTCCAAAATCTTACAGGGCTGTTGGAAACGCAAACTCAAAAAATAAAATTCCAATCATAATTCCATGCCACAGAATAGTTTGCAAAAACTCAATTGGGGGATATTCTGACGGCATAGAAATAAAAAAATTTTTACTAGATTTGGAGAGTAAATTTAATTGA
- a CDS encoding bifunctional 3,4-dihydroxy-2-butanone 4-phosphate synthase/GTP cyclohydrolase II: protein MALVSVEQAIDDLKQGKMLVMVDDEDRENEGDIIFAATFSDTQKVNFTITHAKGVLCTPISEQIAKKFDLAPMVSSNTSSHETAFTVTIDAKEATTGVSAYERDMTIKLMCSPTATADDFVRPGHIFPLIAKNGGVLVRTGHTEGCVDLCKLAGLMEVAICCEIVKDDGSMARRDDLELFCEKFGLHMVAISDIVKYRLQNETLINIEKSSNIKLAGYEAVQYEIKDHLDRTHFAFIFGNISKRSVVKFEKISSNIDFMTNKKYDDLMKSLEILNEKNGILIFLDDGNDSKNLIKNYGIGAQILKHFGITQIDMISSSSKKEFVGIKGFNLDIVSYIN, encoded by the coding sequence ATGGCTTTAGTAAGCGTAGAACAAGCAATTGATGATTTAAAACAAGGAAAAATGCTTGTAATGGTTGATGATGAAGATAGGGAAAATGAAGGGGATATAATTTTTGCTGCTACCTTTAGTGATACACAAAAAGTAAATTTTACTATAACACACGCAAAAGGAGTGCTTTGTACACCAATAAGCGAACAAATAGCAAAAAAATTTGATCTTGCACCTATGGTTAGTTCAAATACATCTTCACATGAAACAGCTTTTACTGTTACTATAGATGCAAAAGAAGCAACAACTGGTGTTAGTGCTTATGAGAGAGATATGACAATAAAACTTATGTGCTCACCCACTGCAACTGCTGATGATTTTGTGCGTCCTGGGCATATTTTTCCACTAATTGCAAAAAATGGCGGTGTTTTAGTTAGAACAGGTCACACTGAGGGTTGTGTGGATTTATGTAAATTAGCCGGACTTATGGAAGTTGCAATATGCTGCGAAATCGTAAAAGATGATGGAAGCATGGCCAGAAGAGATGATTTAGAGCTTTTTTGCGAAAAATTTGGACTACATATGGTCGCGATATCTGATATAGTAAAATACAGACTCCAAAATGAAACCCTAATAAACATAGAAAAATCTTCTAACATTAAATTAGCAGGTTATGAAGCAGTTCAATATGAGATAAAAGATCATCTAGATAGAACTCATTTTGCCTTTATTTTTGGAAATATTTCTAAAAGAAGCGTTGTAAAATTTGAAAAAATATCATCAAATATAGATTTTATGACAAATAAAAAATATGACGACCTTATGAAAAGTTTAGAAATTCTTAACGAAAAAAATGGCATTTTGATATTTTTAGATGATGGTAATGATAGTAAAAATTTAATAAAAAACTATGGTATAGGAGCTCAAATTCTAAAACATTTTGGCATAACACAAATTGATATGATTAGCTCAAGCTCTAAAAAAGAATTTGTAGGTATAAAGGGCTTTAACCTAGACATAGTTTCATATATCAATTAA
- a CDS encoding universal stress protein, whose amino-acid sequence MKKIIACIDSSSLNKNVCESAINIAKILNLKIYFLNVNEVLQDYATSFAMMGVMDPTHQYHIDYEIIKELNESKDRAAELKNILGLYNKFALNSGLDSQIIQEEGDLVVKIQSLCDNESILVIGNSASSNQISRNLFDIIKYAKSPIFTLSSNIQKVDKILVAYDGSNASDKILDFVCKNFKNAEKIILNLNESKEKSDQILSKTKETYSDENLKFISIHGSIDEMLDFANKNEIDLIACGAFNSNPIKRFFFGSFSAELIEESKLPIVTIS is encoded by the coding sequence ATGAAAAAAATTATAGCTTGTATAGACAGCAGTTCGCTTAATAAAAATGTATGTGAAAGTGCTATCAATATAGCCAAAATCTTAAATTTAAAAATTTATTTTTTAAATGTTAATGAAGTTTTGCAAGATTATGCAACATCTTTTGCAATGATGGGAGTTATGGATCCAACTCATCAATATCACATAGATTATGAGATTATAAAAGAGTTAAATGAAAGCAAAGACAGAGCAGCTGAGTTAAAAAACATTTTAGGTCTATACAATAAATTTGCACTAAATAGCGGTCTTGATTCTCAAATCATACAAGAAGAAGGCGATTTGGTTGTAAAAATACAATCTCTTTGTGATAATGAAAGCATACTTGTAATAGGAAATAGTGCAAGCTCTAATCAAATAAGCAGAAATTTATTTGACATTATAAAATATGCGAAATCTCCTATTTTCACTCTAAGCTCAAACATACAAAAAGTTGATAAAATCCTAGTAGCTTATGATGGATCTAATGCAAGTGATAAAATACTTGATTTTGTTTGCAAAAACTTCAAAAATGCAGAAAAAATCATATTAAATTTAAACGAAAGCAAAGAAAAATCCGATCAAATTTTATCTAAAACAAAAGAAACTTATAGTGATGAAAATCTCAAATTTATAAGTATTCACGGAAGTATCGATGAGATGCTTGATTTTGCAAATAAAAATGAGATAGATTTGATAGCTTGTGGGGCATTTAACTCAAATCCTATAAAAAGATTTTTCTTTGGAAGCTTTTCTGCAGAATTAATAGAAGAATCAAAATTACCAATAGTAACAATTTCATAG
- a CDS encoding DUF493 domain-containing protein, with protein MCENKPKINYPCFWKYKLIISKDEKIENIVALVTKQKEYKLEFSNLSSNGNYQSHNLSVFILNDKERLDIFNKLKSKCKFVL; from the coding sequence ATGTGCGAAAATAAACCTAAAATCAACTATCCGTGTTTTTGGAAATACAAGCTTATAATATCAAAAGATGAAAAAATTGAAAACATAGTAGCTTTGGTAACTAAACAAAAAGAATATAAACTTGAGTTTTCAAATTTAAGTAGCAACGGAAATTACCAAAGCCACAATCTAAGCGTTTTTATTTTAAATGACAAAGAGAGATTGGATATATTTAACAAATTAAAAAGTAAATGCAAATTTGTTTTGTAA
- the moaC gene encoding cyclic pyranopterin monophosphate synthase MoaC — MKLTHLDKNNRPKMVDVSSKDITARIAKASGIIKMSKDAFEMIKTNSAKKGPVLQTAIVAAIMGAKQTSNLIPMCHPLNITGIDTHIEELDGDFGYKLFVSVKLNGKTGVEMEALTGVSIGLLTIYDMIKAVDKNMLISEICLESKSGGKSGEYVRK; from the coding sequence ATGAAATTAACTCATTTAGATAAAAATAATAGACCAAAAATGGTAGATGTTAGCTCTAAAGATATAACAGCACGCATAGCAAAGGCAAGTGGAATTATAAAAATGTCTAAGGATGCATTTGAAATGATTAAAACAAACTCGGCAAAAAAAGGTCCTGTTTTGCAAACAGCAATAGTTGCTGCTATAATGGGAGCTAAACAAACTTCAAATCTTATACCAATGTGTCATCCATTAAATATAACTGGCATAGACACACATATAGAAGAACTTGATGGCGATTTTGGTTATAAGCTTTTTGTTAGTGTTAAACTAAATGGAAAAACAGGTGTTGAGATGGAAGCATTAACAGGTGTTAGCATCGGGCTTTTAACAATTTATGATATGATAAAAGCAGTTGATAAAAATATGCTTATAAGTGAAATTTGTTTAGAAAGTAAAAGCGGTGGAAAAAGTGGCGAGTATGTGCGAAAATAA
- the rpsU gene encoding 30S ribosomal protein S21 → MPGVKVHPNESFDEAYRRFKKQVDRNLVVTEVRARRFFEPMTEIRKKQKISARKKMLKRLYMLRRYESKL, encoded by the coding sequence GTGCCAGGAGTTAAGGTACATCCAAATGAGTCTTTTGATGAAGCCTATAGAAGATTCAAAAAACAAGTTGATAGAAACTTAGTTGTTACTGAAGTAAGAGCTAGAAGATTTTTTGAACCTATGACTGAAATAAGAAAAAAACAGAAGATTTCAGCTCGCAAAAAAATGCTTAAGCGTCTTTATATGCTTAGACGCTATGAATCAAAACTCTAA
- a CDS encoding UPF0323 family lipoprotein, with translation MKKFRKIANYAAVGGLGAMLITGLNGCGNSNNNEEMITQETQQGAFVIIEETTPGKYKIQEEFPSKETRIVLKDINGTERVLTKEEMDVLMAEENAKIDAGTSPLTNQNAQLSSGGLSLGEAILASAAGAIIGSWIGSKLFNNTAYNNHRQTAYKNPSTYSRSVDSFNKAKATSSKSSTSKKSGFFSGGSKTGTSSGSFGS, from the coding sequence GTGAAAAAATTTAGAAAAATAGCAAATTATGCAGCAGTTGGTGGACTTGGAGCTATGCTTATAACAGGTCTTAATGGATGTGGAAATAGTAACAATAATGAAGAAATGATAACACAAGAAACACAACAAGGTGCCTTTGTAATCATAGAAGAAACTACTCCTGGAAAATACAAAATTCAAGAAGAATTTCCCAGCAAAGAAACAAGAATTGTCCTAAAAGATATAAATGGAACAGAAAGAGTTTTAACAAAAGAAGAGATGGATGTTTTGATGGCTGAAGAAAATGCCAAAATTGATGCTGGAACTAGCCCGCTAACCAATCAAAATGCACAACTTAGTAGCGGCGGGTTATCTCTAGGAGAGGCAATACTTGCAAGTGCAGCTGGAGCCATTATAGGAAGCTGGATAGGCAGTAAGCTTTTTAACAATACTGCTTATAATAATCATAGACAAACAGCTTATAAAAATCCAAGCACATATTCAAGAAGTGTAGATAGCTTCAATAAAGCAAAAGCTACATCTTCAAAAAGTTCAACATCTAAAAAAAGCGGATTTTTTAGCGGGGGAAGCAAAACAGGCACTTCGTCTGGAAGTTTTGGAAGCTAA
- the serS gene encoding serine--tRNA ligase codes for MINLRLIETNFDEFTKKLKAKKTNPQMLKNLLDLYNKLKIKRQDLESFQALQNSKSKELGIKAKNGEDVRALKEELAKNKIKVQDSENLIRDLELKLDEISSNIPNIIDDDVPFGEDENDNVELKKVLEPRKFDFEPKEHFELGEKLGWLDFERGAKLGGSRFTVLKGDGARLNRALVNYMIDFNTSRGFELVNVPFLVRPEILYGTGQLPKFEDDLYKARDEELYLIPTSEVPVTNLYNDEILDIEKLPIKMTCYSHCFRKEAGSAGRDTRGMIRQHQFEKVELVSITKPDESEAVLEEMISCASDLLTSLGLPHRHMMLCSGDLGFSAAKTIDLEVWLPGQNKYREISSISNTRDFQARRAKIRYKDGKKNILVNTLNGSSLAVGRTLIAIMENYQKSDGSIEIPEVLRKYM; via the coding sequence ATGATAAATTTAAGACTCATTGAGACAAATTTCGATGAATTTACAAAAAAACTAAAAGCAAAAAAAACAAATCCACAAATGTTAAAAAATTTGCTTGACTTATACAATAAACTTAAAATTAAAAGACAGGATCTAGAATCTTTTCAAGCACTTCAAAATTCAAAAAGCAAAGAACTTGGAATAAAGGCTAAAAATGGCGAAGATGTAAGAGCTTTAAAAGAAGAGCTTGCTAAAAATAAAATAAAAGTTCAAGATAGCGAGAATTTAATTAGAGATTTAGAGCTTAAACTTGATGAAATATCATCAAACATACCAAATATTATAGATGATGATGTGCCTTTTGGCGAAGATGAAAACGATAATGTGGAGTTAAAAAAAGTTTTGGAGCCAAGAAAATTTGATTTTGAGCCAAAAGAACATTTTGAGCTTGGTGAGAAACTTGGTTGGTTAGATTTTGAGCGAGGGGCAAAGCTTGGCGGAAGTCGTTTTACTGTGTTAAAAGGCGATGGTGCAAGATTAAATAGAGCACTAGTAAATTATATGATAGATTTTAATACTTCAAGAGGTTTTGAGCTTGTAAATGTTCCATTTTTAGTAAGACCTGAAATTTTATATGGCACAGGACAACTTCCTAAATTTGAAGATGATTTATATAAAGCAAGGGATGAGGAGCTTTATTTGATACCAACAAGCGAAGTTCCTGTTACAAATTTATACAATGATGAAATTTTAGATATTGAAAAACTGCCTATAAAAATGACTTGTTATAGTCATTGTTTCAGAAAAGAAGCAGGCTCAGCTGGTAGAGACACAAGAGGCATGATAAGACAGCATCAATTTGAAAAAGTAGAGCTTGTTAGCATAACAAAACCAGATGAGAGCGAGGCTGTATTAGAAGAAATGATAAGTTGCGCAAGTGATCTTTTAACATCACTTGGTCTTCCTCACAGGCATATGATGCTTTGTAGTGGCGATCTTGGCTTTAGCGCAGCAAAGACAATTGATTTAGAAGTTTGGCTTCCAGGACAAAACAAATATAGAGAGATAAGTTCTATATCAAATACTAGAGATTTTCAAGCAAGAAGAGCAAAAATTCGTTATAAAGATGGTAAAAAAAATATTTTAGTAAATACACTAAATGGCTCATCTTTGGCTGTTGGTAGAACGCTAATTGCAATAATGGAAAATTATCAAAAATCAGATGGAAGCATAGAAATTCCAGAAGTTTTACGAAAATATATGTAG
- a CDS encoding tetratricopeptide repeat protein, with amino-acid sequence MADEENIVILETGDELTPLDEIDKNKEEPKQEDTPKVIKSQKKFLIIGIVVSVLLLVVIVCVILFFIFSKTEDKLEPKIVENKIEQPIYNTAKFAPNKIDDMIKKANSLYEKGDKIQALQIYKDISTYNESISNYNLGVSQMRQNNCELAIESFRKAINDMDNATVSALNAAACSLELGNADSFDYFLNLAHSFLVNEADSPLFNYYIALVHYYNGFYYEALKVLNHTQNYQYKSKFNYLKAKILTFLGKEEEAIYYLQNQNEFSSNFTIGLLYAKIGKFSEAKDYLKRAQISEPNRSKISTALSILNIKTGFYKDAANLLKELTHIDENLPNKIYNVSIGLNTKLFDINIAQNSFEKDMFENKIKRYEMIFYFVPYQVFDVNQALDFARKGAINLSLDNIEGAQDYLGNSTTLSKVNAKLSSSIAKAIDNKLREANKEFKDLLKVYPQHAIVHYNLALSYAKLQDFKNAAKYFTSSYHLNPNNHISGALAIICNDILKEKVPKLLSEVSEGIRDDDKLSPDDISPALLHLSLDNLNALISWSEIPKKRSALNVFFETMTANLAQNEDLFIKKSSELNTILPNDIMANLINFVAKNHNLDIKSYAKNAQIAMQNNQFNLDSFYYGPYIVKEQFIKLLQISGFIHKVRSNLKNLVMVSANSDKFVNLLETLAYVDIYANNFDEAYVIYNRLIDTYAITDASLVFYAAVASVGASQYENAIAMLELARITNPNDPENRIPLAMLYHSINNMEAAINQYDRLGNNGFISNFFTLDVE; translated from the coding sequence ATGGCTGATGAAGAAAATATCGTAATTCTTGAAACAGGTGATGAATTAACGCCTCTTGATGAGATAGATAAAAATAAAGAAGAGCCAAAGCAAGAAGATACGCCAAAGGTTATTAAAAGCCAAAAAAAATTTTTGATTATTGGTATAGTAGTTTCTGTTTTATTGTTAGTTGTTATTGTTTGTGTTATTTTATTTTTTATTTTTTCAAAAACTGAAGACAAATTAGAGCCTAAAATCGTAGAAAACAAGATAGAACAGCCTATATATAATACTGCTAAATTTGCACCAAATAAAATAGATGATATGATAAAAAAAGCGAACTCTCTTTATGAAAAAGGAGATAAAATACAAGCTCTTCAAATTTATAAAGACATATCAACTTATAATGAATCAATATCAAATTACAATCTTGGTGTCTCGCAAATGAGGCAAAATAATTGCGAATTAGCAATAGAGTCTTTTAGAAAAGCTATAAATGATATGGATAATGCAACCGTAAGTGCATTAAATGCAGCTGCTTGTTCGCTTGAGCTTGGGAATGCTGATTCATTTGATTATTTTTTAAATTTAGCCCATTCTTTTTTGGTAAATGAAGCAGATTCTCCGCTTTTTAACTATTATATTGCTTTAGTGCATTATTATAATGGATTTTATTATGAGGCTTTAAAGGTTCTTAATCATACGCAAAATTACCAGTATAAAAGTAAATTTAACTATTTAAAGGCAAAAATTTTAACATTTTTAGGAAAAGAAGAAGAGGCAATTTATTATCTTCAAAATCAAAATGAGTTTAGCTCAAATTTTACTATAGGGCTTTTGTATGCAAAAATAGGAAAATTTAGTGAAGCTAAGGATTATTTGAAAAGAGCTCAAATAAGCGAGCCAAATAGAAGTAAAATTTCAACTGCTTTGTCGATATTAAACATAAAAACCGGTTTTTATAAAGATGCGGCAAATCTTTTAAAAGAGCTTACACACATTGATGAAAATTTGCCAAATAAAATTTATAATGTTAGTATCGGATTAAATACAAAATTATTTGATATTAATATAGCTCAAAATAGTTTTGAAAAAGATATGTTTGAAAATAAAATAAAAAGATATGAAATGATATTTTATTTTGTTCCATATCAGGTTTTTGATGTTAATCAAGCCTTGGATTTTGCTAGAAAAGGTGCTATAAATTTATCTCTAGATAACATAGAAGGAGCTCAAGATTATCTAGGAAATTCAACTACTCTTTCAAAAGTTAATGCCAAACTTTCATCAAGCATAGCAAAAGCAATAGATAATAAACTAAGAGAAGCAAATAAAGAGTTTAAAGATCTTTTAAAAGTTTATCCACAACATGCAATAGTTCATTACAATTTGGCATTAAGTTATGCAAAACTTCAAGATTTTAAAAATGCGGCGAAATATTTTACAAGTAGTTATCACTTAAATCCAAACAATCATATTTCTGGAGCACTTGCTATAATATGCAATGATATATTAAAAGAAAAAGTTCCAAAGCTCTTAAGTGAGGTTAGTGAAGGCATACGAGATGATGATAAACTAAGTCCAGATGATATCTCACCAGCACTTTTGCATCTTAGTTTAGATAATTTAAATGCACTTATTAGTTGGTCTGAAATACCTAAAAAACGATCAGCTCTAAATGTATTTTTTGAGACAATGACGGCAAATCTTGCACAAAATGAAGATTTGTTTATAAAAAAATCTAGTGAATTAAATACAATTTTGCCAAATGATATAATGGCAAATCTTATAAATTTCGTAGCAAAGAATCATAATCTAGATATAAAATCTTATGCCAAAAACGCTCAAATAGCAATGCAAAATAATCAATTTAATCTAGATTCTTTTTATTATGGACCTTATATAGTAAAAGAGCAGTTTATAAAACTACTTCAAATTTCAGGTTTTATCCACAAAGTACGCTCAAATCTTAAAAATTTAGTTATGGTTTCAGCAAATAGTGATAAATTTGTAAATTTACTTGAAACTTTAGCTTATGTAGATATTTATGCTAATAATTTTGATGAAGCATATGTGATTTACAATAGATTAATAGATACTTACGCTATAACAGATGCTTCTTTGGTATTTTATGCAGCTGTTGCGAGTGTTGGGGCAAGTCAGTATGAAAATGCGATTGCTATGCTTGAACTTGCTAGGATAACTAATCCAAATGATCCAGAAAACCGCATTCCGCTTGCCATGCTTTATCATAGCATTAACAATATGGAAGCTGCTATAAACCAGTATGATAGACTTGGAAATAATGGTTTTATAAGCAACTTTTTTACTCTTGATGTGGAGTAA
- a CDS encoding flagellar hook protein FlgE encodes MLRSLYNGVSGIRTHGVGIDVTADNISNINNIGFRGSRPEFKSIFYQTSIESGYPFRSNQIGLGATMQTTALDMSQGSLMNTERSFDLAIAGNGYFGIQGRNGDIFYTRNGAFDVDKDGNLVTNNGEFVIGTVANFTQTALSETAKEAFGQIYNQTQTPILDAYTADQKTSLTLGTENAQKPIKLPKYMYLPPVATSYVNFKGTLDSRDKFKDSVITLTNNNEKQNLNNDGTINLSGFINDNRIKPGDNIQITIKDKNSNSQTINALVKNDGSWSVENLALNNDIDKTLPLDISINTTIKEQEPNIVKFNTDVISPNGDKNRLELEFTKQYPNPTEGHIWQVKASLFSPNNTLLSSSNGELIFDGKGMLKSSSLGTLDNNGALLNVNFGIPGNNSASNVIFGGMVSREEKSKITDIQKDGSYEGLFEEYHVGDNGSVYARFSNSVNVEVAKIPIFHFQNEQGLHKVGGNLFTKTSNSGEPIFYKDSKGNLVYGAQIKSNFLEQSNVDLGEQLTELIVFQKGFDASSKSITTSNEMLKTAIGLKK; translated from the coding sequence ATGTTAAGATCTCTTTATAATGGAGTAAGTGGCATAAGAACTCATGGAGTTGGCATAGATGTAACAGCTGATAATATATCAAATATAAACAATATTGGCTTTAGAGGTTCTCGCCCTGAGTTTAAAAGCATATTTTATCAAACATCAATAGAATCTGGCTATCCATTTAGATCAAATCAAATTGGACTTGGTGCGACCATGCAAACAACTGCACTTGATATGTCTCAAGGCTCTTTGATGAACACAGAAAGGAGTTTTGATCTTGCCATAGCTGGAAATGGATATTTTGGAATCCAAGGTAGAAATGGAGATATTTTTTATACAAGAAATGGTGCTTTTGATGTAGATAAAGATGGAAATTTAGTTACAAATAATGGCGAATTTGTAATAGGAACAGTAGCAAATTTCACACAAACAGCACTCAGTGAAACGGCCAAAGAAGCTTTTGGTCAAATTTATAATCAAACTCAAACACCTATTTTAGACGCATACACAGCAGATCAAAAAACAAGCCTAACTTTAGGCACAGAAAACGCACAAAAACCTATAAAACTTCCAAAATATATGTATCTTCCACCAGTTGCCACAAGTTATGTAAATTTTAAAGGCACTCTTGATAGTAGAGATAAATTTAAAGATAGTGTAATTACACTAACAAATAACAATGAAAAACAAAATTTAAATAACGATGGAACCATAAATTTAAGCGGATTTATAAATGATAATAGAATAAAACCAGGAGATAATATTCAAATAACCATAAAAGATAAAAATTCAAACTCACAAACAATAAATGCATTAGTAAAAAACGATGGAAGTTGGAGTGTGGAAAATTTAGCATTAAATAACGATATAGATAAAACACTTCCACTTGATATAAGCATAAATACAACTATAAAAGAACAAGAGCCAAACATAGTTAAATTTAATACAGATGTGATATCTCCAAATGGTGATAAAAATAGACTTGAGCTGGAATTTACAAAACAATATCCAAACCCAACCGAAGGGCATATTTGGCAAGTAAAAGCAAGTCTTTTTTCGCCAAATAATACGCTTTTAAGCTCGTCAAATGGCGAATTAATCTTTGATGGCAAAGGTATGCTAAAAAGCTCATCTTTAGGAACTCTAGATAATAATGGGGCTTTGCTAAATGTAAATTTTGGAATTCCTGGAAATAACAGTGCATCAAATGTAATCTTTGGCGGAATGGTATCAAGAGAAGAAAAAAGCAAGATAACAGATATCCAAAAAGATGGTTCATATGAAGGTCTTTTTGAAGAGTATCATGTAGGCGATAATGGCTCAGTTTATGCTAGATTTAGCAACTCAGTAAATGTAGAAGTAGCAAAAATTCCAATCTTTCATTTTCAAAATGAGCAAGGTTTACACAAAGTTGGTGGAAATTTATTTACAAAAACTTCAAATTCTGGTGAGCCAATATTTTACAAAGATTCAAAAGGAAATTTAGTTTATGGTGCACAGATAAAATCAAACTTCTTGGAGCAATCAAATGTAGATTTAGGCGAACAGTTAACCGAGTTAATAGTATTTCAAAAAGGTTTTGATGCTAGTTCAAAAAGTATAACAACAAGCAATGAAATGTTAAAAACCGCTATAGGGCTTAAAAAATAA
- a CDS encoding flagellar hook capping FlgD N-terminal domain-containing protein has translation MAIDTSNMFTQDKVAAQKAQEASEKAGVSNPKAALDKDAFMKLLLTELKYQDPTSPMDTAKMLEQTSQLATLETQENTNKMMKDLAAQMKAMMSMNSFAALGTMAHTASDAVVKDTMGSDINFSIYFPDVAKSGVYEIYDSTGSKLINSISFGNAPKGTHEVTWDGKDDDGNEAPLGAYRVKAKYITESGEQKETSVGTYPVEAIRFIDGKAEVKIGGKFIDISKISEFYKG, from the coding sequence ACAAGCAATATGTTCACACAAGATAAAGTTGCAGCCCAAAAGGCACAAGAAGCTTCCGAAAAGGCTGGAGTTAGCAATCCAAAAGCAGCACTTGATAAAGATGCATTTATGAAGCTTTTACTTACCGAGCTTAAATATCAAGATCCAACAAGTCCTATGGATACAGCAAAAATGCTTGAGCAAACTAGTCAACTAGCAACACTTGAAACGCAAGAAAATACAAATAAAATGATGAAAGATTTAGCAGCACAGATGAAAGCTATGATGAGCATGAATTCCTTTGCAGCTCTAGGAACTATGGCACATACTGCATCTGATGCTGTTGTGAAAGATACAATGGGAAGTGATATTAATTTTTCTATATATTTTCCAGATGTAGCAAAAAGTGGAGTGTATGAAATTTATGATTCAACTGGCTCAAAACTTATAAATTCTATAAGCTTTGGTAATGCTCCAAAAGGAACTCATGAAGTTACTTGGGATGGTAAAGATGATGATGGAAACGAGGCTCCACTAGGTGCATATAGAGTAAAAGCAAAATATATAACTGAATCTGGTGAACAAAAAGAAACAAGTGTTGGAACCTATCCGGTAGAAGCAATTAGATTTATAGACGGAAAAGCAGAGGTAAAAATAGGCGGGAAATTTATTGATATTTCAAAAATAAGCGAATTTTATAAAGGTTAG